A genomic region of Tigriopus californicus strain San Diego chromosome 1, Tcal_SD_v2.1, whole genome shotgun sequence contains the following coding sequences:
- the LOC131889089 gene encoding LOW QUALITY PROTEIN: sphingomyelin phosphodiesterase-like (The sequence of the model RefSeq protein was modified relative to this genomic sequence to represent the inferred CDS: inserted 3 bases in 3 codons; substituted 1 base at 1 genomic stop codon), producing the protein MESKSLSVCLLIVALLGSCHGSSSQISEIVKEHFVAFQQRAAGENPLNYLPKDLEEFLPYAKTLNRVRPLVLDKRQQGLVCIACESFVDSVIDNLNSGTPIEDIITDISDYCIALDIVSAIECRGIVEIYAPELQYIVQNSQTNGAQFCALLLGSGCEASESVNAWTVPVPDGKPPVETPTEPEAGSPTTRVLQLSDFHLDLTYTVGNAASECGQILCCTDAVGEPTLSENAAGYWGGYACDTPIWMFQDMLEQIASTHQDIDYIMITGDYPAHDLWAQSRERNLESAKSITDLVKQVFPDTPIFPSLGNHESFPCNSFPPSTLNNTEFNPSWLYNALKDLYSDWLPQEALDTFVKDGYYTTEIMPGLRAIAVNSMTCYNLNFWLNYNWADANGQLAWLVEELTKAEMNGERVHILSHIPPGKDDCLGSWGREFTKIVLCGXVRSVNRFENTITAQFYGHTHNDEYTVFYDVETNSRATSIGFIAPSVTPWHDLNPXYRIYTLDGPYPGASMRVLESETYMYDMIEANLQGSTVRPKYFKLYDAKTDXGMKNLFPEEWDQLARRMVTDDELYGKFFKYYTQSTNLDDADKWTVICSLVRSSNLDEXKCEEILALHRPKVDESYFQIGRAFIDVIA; encoded by the exons ATGGAGAGCAAAAGCTTGTCCGTGTGTCTATTGATTGTGGCTCTCCTCGGATCCTGCCATGGATCTTCATCCCAAATTTCTGAAATTGTCAAGGAGCATTTTGTGGCTTTTCAGCAAAGGGCAGCAGGAGAAAACCCGTTGAATTATCTGCCCAAGGATTTGGAGGAGTTCTTACCTTATGCTAAAACTTTGAACCGAGTTCGGCCTTTGGTATTGGACAAG AGACAACAAGGATTGGTTTGCATAGCTTGCGAGTCTTTTGTCGACTCTGTCATCGACAATCTGAACTCGGGTACTCCGATTGAAGACATCATCACTGACATCTCCGACTATTGCATTGCCTTGGACATTGTCTCAGCAATCGAATGTAGAGGGATTGTTGAGATCTATGCT CCCGAGTTGCAATATATTGTCCAAAATAGCCAAACCAATGGCGCTCAATTTTGCGCTCTTCTCCTTGGAAGTGGTTGTGAAGCATCGGAGTCAGTCAATGCTTGGACCGTTCCAGTTCCAGATGGCAAACCTCCCGTGGAAACACCCACGGAACCGGAA GCTGGATCCCCAACAACCAGGGTTCTTCAGCTATCTGACTTCCACTTAGATTTGACTTATACTGTTGGCAATGCTGCTTCCGAATGCGGTCAGATCTTGTGTTGCACTGACGCGGTTGGTGAACCAACTTTATCTGAGAATGCCGCAGGATATTGGGGCGGTTACGCGTGTGACACCCCCATTTGGATGTTCCAAGACATGTTGGAACAAATCGCATCCACTCACCAG GACATCGATTACATCATGATCACGGGGGATTACCCCGCCCATGACCTTTGGGCGCAAAGTCGAGAGCGAAATTTGGAGAGCGCCAAATCCATCACTGACTTGGTCAAACAAGTCTTTCCCGACACACCAATCTTTCCCAGTTTGGGAAACCACGAATCATTTCCTTGTAATAG CTTTCCACCAAGTACTTTGAATAACACGGAATTCAATCCCAGTTGGCTGTACAACGCCCTGAAAGATCTTTATTCGGATTGGTTGCCTCAAGAGGCTTTGGATACGTTCGTCAAGGATGGGTATTACACCACTGAGATCATGCCAGGACTACGGGCCATAGCCGTCAACTCAATGACTTGCTACAACTTAAACTT TTGGCTGAATTATAACTGGGCCGATGCCAATGGCCAGCTGGCTTGGCTGGTTGAGGAACTGACCAAAGCTGAAATGAATGGCGAGAGAGTTCATATCCTGAGTCACATCCCTCCTGGTAAAGACGACTGTCTTGGCTCTTGGGGTAGAGAGTTCACGAAAATTGTCCTTTGTGGATAGGTAAGATCTGTGAATAG GTTCGAGAACACCATCACCGCTCAGTTTTATGGGCACACTCATAACGATGAATATACAGTGTTCTACGATGTCGAAACCAACTCTCGAGCCACAAGTATTGGGTTTATTGCACCCAGTGTGACCCCTTGGCACGACTTAAATC CTTACAGGATCTACACTTTGGATGGTCCTTATCCTGGAGCGTCAATG agaGTTCTCGAGTCTGAAACTTACATGTACGACATGATTGAGGCTAATCTCCAAGGCAGCACGGTTCGTCCCAAGTATTTCAAACTCTATGATGCAAAGACCG TTGGGATGAAGAATCTGTTTCCTGAGGAGTGGGATCAGCTGGCAAGGAGAATGGTAACCGATGACGAGTTGTATGGCAAATTCTTTAA GTATTACACGCAAAGCACAAACTTGGACGATGCGGACAAATGGACGGTGATTTGCTCTTTGGTACGATCATCCAACTTGGATG AGAAATGCGAGGAGATTCTGGCCCTGCACCGACCCAAGGTTGACGAGTCATACTTTCAAATAGGCCGAGCGTTTATTGACGTGATTGCTTGA